The segment GCGTCGAGCTGCATGTCGCCGCGGGTAACGGAGGCCACGGCTGCGCCTCCGTTCACCGGGAGAAGTTCAAGCCGCTCGGCGGCCCCGACGGCGGCAACGGCGGCCGCGGCGGCGATGTGATCCTGGTCGTCGACCAGGCGATCACCACGCTCCTCGACTACCACCACTCGCCCCACCGCAAGGCGACCAACGGTCAGCCCGGCGCCGGCGACAACCGCTCCGGCAAGGACGGCCAGGACCTCGTCCTGACCGTGCCCGACGGCACCGTCGTCCTCGACAAGGACGGCAACGTGCTCGCCGACCTCGTCGGCCAGGGCACCACCTTCGTCGCGGGCCAGGGCGGCCGCGGCGGCCTCGGCAACGCGGCGCTGTCCTCCGCGCGCCGCAAGGCCCCCGGCTTCGCGCTCCTCGGCGAGCCCGGTGAGGCCCGGGACATCGTCCTGGAGCTGAAGACCGTCGCCGACGTGGCCCTCGTCGGCTACCCGAGCGCCGGCAAGTCCTCGCTCATCTCGGTCCTGTCGGCCGCCAAGCCGAAGATCGCGGACTACCCCTTCACCACCCTGGTCCCCAACCTGGGCGTCGTCACGGCCGGCTCGACCGTCTACACGATCGCCGACGTGCCGGGTCTGATCCCGGGCGCCAGCCAGGGCCGTGGCCTGGGCCTGGAGTTCCTGCGTCACGTCGAGCGCTGCTCGGTCCTGGTGCACGTCCTCGACACCGCGACCCTGGAGTCGGACCGTGACCCGGTCACCGACCTCGACATCATCGAGGAGGAGCTGCGGCAGTACGGCGGCCTTGAGGACCGGCCCCGCATCGTCGTCCTCAACAAGGTCGACATCCCGGACGGCCAGGACCTCGCGGAGATGATCCGCCCGGACCTGGAGGACCGCGGCTACCAGGTGTTCGAGGTCTCCGCCGTCGCCCGTATGGGCCTCAAGGAGCTCTCCTTCGCCCTCGCCGGCATCGTCGGCGAGGCGCGCGCGGCCAAGCCGCAGGAGGAGGCGACCCGTATCGTCATCCGCCCGAAGGCCGTCGACGACGCGGGCTTCACGGTCGTGTACGACGAGGCCGAGGAGGTCTACCGGGTGCGCGGCGAGAAGCCGGAGCGCTGGGTCCGCCAGACCGACTTCAACAACGACGAGGCCGTGGGCTACCTGGCCGACCGCCTCAACCGCCTCGGCGTCGAGGACAGGCTGATGAAGGCGGGCGCCCGCGCGGGCGACGGCGTCGCGATCGGCTCGCTGGAGAACGCGGTCGTCTTCGACTGGGAGCCCTCGATGATGGCCGGCGCCGAGATGCTCGGCCGCCGAGGCGAGGACCACCGCCTGGAGGCCCCGCGTCCCGCGGCCCAGCGCCGCCGCGACCGCGATGCGGAGCGCGACGACGCCCAGCGCGAGTACGACGAGTTCGACCCGTTCTAGCGGAGCCTGGGCGGCCCCGGGTCGCCCCCGCTTTTTCGTCAACCGAATGGCCTTCGTCTCACCCGTCATGCTGGACGGGTGGCGCGGAGGCCATTCGGGTGTCCGAGGACCCGTAGCATCCTCGAAGTGAGCAGCATCACGTCCACTGAGGTGGCAGGAAAGCTCGGCGTTGTGGTAATCGCACACAATGACGAGGAGCTGGTGGGTGACGCGATCCGGTCCGTGCTCGAACAGGGCCCCGTGGTCGCCGAGGTCGTGGCCGTCGACGACGGATCGAGCGACGGTACGGCCCGGGTCCTGGACGAACTGGCCGCACTGCACCCCCGGTTGCGCGTCGTCCACCGCACGGTGAACAGCGGCGGCTGCGGCACCCCCCGCAACGACGGCTTCCGGGCCGTCACCGCCCCCCACGTGATGTTCCTCGACAGCGACGACGTCCTGCCCGAGGGCGCGGCCGCGACCCTCGTCGCGGCGGCCGAGCGTCACGGAACCCCCGTCGCCGTCGGCGCCTGCGTACGGCGCGAGCTGCCCGAGGGACGTGACGTGCGCTGGCAGCCCGCGCTCTACCGCGAGCCCGCCGTCCTGGAGACCACGGAAGACCTCGTGCCGCTCGTGCACGACACCCTCTGCGTCAACAAGGTCTACGACCGGGCCTTCCTTGCCGAGCACGGCATCCGCTTCCCCGAAGGCCGCTGCGTCTACGAGGACTTCCTCTTCACCGCCCGCGTCCTGGCCGCCGCACCGCGCGTCGCGGTCGTCCCCGACACCGTCTACATCTGGCACGTCCGCCGGGCCACCGCCCGGCTGTCGATCTCCCTCGACCGGGAGGGCATCGCCAACTGGCAGTCGAGGATCGCCGCCCACCGCACCGCCGTGGAGACCTTCGAGGCCGCCGGCCGCAAAGAACTCGCCACCGCCTGCCGCACCAAGTTCCTCGAACACGACCTGCGCCTGTACGCCCGTGACCTGCGGCTGCGCGAGGCCGAGTACCGCACCGCGTGGTGGACGCTCGCCCGGGAGTACCTCGGGACCTTCGGGGAGGCCGAGATCGCCGCCGCGCCCGCGCCCGCCCGCTGGGCCGCCCGGTTCGTCCTGACCGCCGAGGAGCCCCGGGACCTGGAGCGGCTCTCCCGGCTCACCGCCGACCCGGCCCGGCTGCTCCCGCCCCATGCCCGGAGCGGCGGCGTCGCCGTATGGTCCGAGGACCTCCCCGTGGAGCTGGACGGTCTGGACGCCCTGCCCGTCGACGGACTTCCGCTGCTCGTCGACGGGGACCTGCGCGCCGGAGCGACCGGCGGCGCGGGTGCCGGCGTCGGCGGCCAACTGCGGTTCACGGTCCGCGACCTGTACGGAAGGCTGGGCGCCGCCGTACCCCGTACCGCGCTGATCGACTTCCTGCCCCGGGGCGCCGACACGCCCGCCCGTACCGAGTCGGCCGAGCTGGTCGAAGGGGCCGCCGGCTGGTCCGGCCGTGTCCCCGCGGGACTCACCGCGATGGCCCGCGAGGGCCGCCGCCGGGGGAACCGGGGGGTCCAGCTCTGGGACGTCCGGGTGACGGTGACGTGCGCGGACGGCGGGGTCTTCACGACGGCGCTCCGATTGCCGCAGGACCGGCAGCGTCGGTCGCTCGTGCCGAGCAGCCGGTACGGTGTACTGCTGGTGCGGCAGTACACGACGGCGAACGGTTCGCTGGCGCTGCGGCTCGCACCGGGTGTCCGTGACGGGCTCCGGGCGATCGGAGCAAAACTCCGCAGGATCTCCCGCAGCTCTCATTGAAAGGGGTTTGGGGCAATGACTTATCTGATCACCGGTGGCGCCGGATACATCGGCTCCCACGTCGTCCGTGCCATGACGCAGGCCGGCGAGCGGGTCGTCGTCCTCGACGACCTGTCCACGGGATACGTGGAGCGGGTGCCGGAGGGCGTCCCCCTGGTGGTCGGCTCCACGCTCGACCGTGAGGTCCTGGACCGGACGATCGCCGAGCACGGTGTGACGGGCGTCGTCCACCTCGCCGGGAAGAAGCAGGTCGGGCAGTCCGTCGAGCTGCCGCTGCACTACTACCGCGAGAACGTCTTCGGCACCACCGTCCTCCTGGAGGCCGTGGCCGCCGCCGGTGTGCGCACCTTCCTCTTCTCCTCCTCCGCCTCCGTCTACGGCATGCCGGACGTCGACCTCGTCACCGAGGAGACCCCCTGCCTGCCGCTGAGCCCGTACGGCGAGACCAAGCTGGCCGGCGAGTGGCTGGTGCGCGCCGCGGGCGCGGCCCACGGCATCTCCACGGCCTGCCTGCGCTACTTCAACGTGGCCGGCGCCGCGACCCCCGAGCTCGCCGACACCGGTGTCTTCAACCTGGTCCCGATGGTCTTCGAGCGCCTGGACGCGGGGGAGGCCCCGCGGATCTTCGGCGACGACTACGCCACGCCCGACGGCACCTGCATCCGTGACTACATCCACGTCGAGGACCTGGCCGACGCGCACCTCGTCGCCGCGCGCAAGCTCACGGAGTGGGCCGAGGCGGGCGAGCCGCGCGACCTGACGGTCAACATCGGCCGTGGCGAGGGCGTCTCCGTCACCGAGATGGTCGAGCTGATCAACGAGATCACCGACCACACCACCGAGCCCCTGGTCACCCCGCGCCGCCCCGGCGACCCCGCCCGGGTCGTCGCCGCAGCCGACCGCATCGCGTCGGAGCTGGGCTGGAAGGCCCGTCACGACGTGCGCGACATGATCTCCTCGGCCTGGGCCGGCTGGGTCGCGCGCCGCGGCGCGACGGTCTGACCGCGGCAACGCCACGACAACGGACAAGGGCCGGGGAGATCGACTCCCCGGCCCTTGTCCTTGCCCACCCGACAGTTCGCGCCGCTCAGCGCTCCAGGAAGGCGAAGAGCGCCTCCCAGCGGTCGGTGATCCGGTCGGCGGAGTACCGCTTCACGTTCTCGAAGGCCGCGTCGCCCATGCGGTCCCGCAGCTCCTTGTCGGCGATCAGCGTGCTGATGCGGCCGCCGAGCTCCACGGTGTTGCCGAGCCGGGCCAGCAGGCCGTCCTCGCCGTCCCGGATGATCTCGCGCACGCCCGGCGCGCAGTCGAACGCGGCACAGGGCACCCCGGCCGCCATCGCCTCCAGCAGGGTGATCGGAAAGCCCTCGGCGCGCGAGGCCTGGGCGAAGACCGAGGCCCCGGAGAGCGCCCCGAGGACGTCGTTCGTACGGCCCATCCACTCGACCGAGCCGTCGAGGCCGAGCTCGGTCGTGCGGGCCCGCAGCGACTGCTCCTCGTCCCCGGTGCCGTAGATCCGCAGCTTCCAGTCGCGGTGGCGGGGCGCGATCTCCGCCCAGCTGTCGAGCAGTATGTCCACGCCCTTCTCGTGCGAGAGACGCCCGACGGAGACGACGGCCTTCTCGGTGCGCGCCACGGGGGCGGCGGGCATGAAGGGCAGTGCGTTGGGCATGTGGCCGACGTTGTCCATGCCGGCCCGGATCCACCGGTCCGCGTCGCCGGGGGTGAGGACGAGCAGCCGGTCGACGTCCCGGTAGTGCCGCTTCACCCGGGCGAGCCGGGAGGCGGCCGCGCTCGCGGCGTACGACTCGTGGCTCATGCCGATGACGACGAGCCCCTTGGTGTCGGAGAGGGCCACCCATTCCATCGCCCACACCTGCGTCACGATCACGACGGCGCCGGGCCGGGCGGCGGCGAACAGGGCCGTCATCAGGTCGGCCCGCTCCCGCATCCCGGCGGCGCGGACGGCGTGACGCCGGCGCTCGACGGCGTTCAGCCTGCCCTTGAGTCCGCGCAGGGAGCGGACCTGCGGCGGATGCGCGTCGTACAGCGTGGTGGTGGCGTACGGCAGCGGGTCGGGGAACTCGTGCCCGCGTCCGGCGGGGGCCGGGCGGATCCCGATGACGTGCACCCGGTGGCCCCGGTCGGTGAACGCCCCGGCCATCTGGTGCGTCCAGGTCGTCACACCGCCCATCTCGTCCACGCTGTTGGCGACGATGAAGATGTCACGGCCGCCGGACGCGGTGGTCTGGTTGGTCACTTCCCGCTCCTGGTGAAGAACGTGTCGACGATCCGGCGGGCCGCGTCGCCCCGGTCGTACTCGCTGAAGTCGGCGTTGAACCGCTGCCGGGCCGCCGCGTACTTGCTGTCGGCCTCGTCCCGCAGGTTGGCGACCACCCCGAAGAGCTCGTCCTCCGTCTCCACGACGGGACCGGGGGCGTGTTCCTTCAGGTCGAAGTAGGTGCCCCGGTTCTCCTTGGCGTACTCGTCGTAGTCGTACGCGAAGAAGATCATCGGACGGTCGAGCAGCCCGTAGTCGAACATCACGGACGAGTAGTCGGTGATCAGCCCGTCCGCGAGGGCGAGCAGCGGGGTGACGTCGTGGAGGCGGGAGACGTCGACGACGCGTCCGCGGACCGACGGCGGCAGCGTCACGCTGTTCAGGTAGTGCGTCCTGATCAGCAGCGTGTGGGTGTCGCCGAAGCGGTCGGCGAACTCCTCGATGTCGAAGGGGCACCGGAAGGCGCGCACCTTGCCGCCGGGCGCGGCCCGGAAGGTCGGCGCGTACAGCAGGATCTTCTTCTCCGGGTCGACGCCCAGTTCGGCCGCGAGCGGTCCGCGGTCCCGGTGGCCCGTCCCGGTCTCCTCGCGGCGCGCCTCGACGAGGCTGTCGTTGCGCGGGTAGCCGTAGGGCAGCAGCACCTCGTCGCGGAGCCGGAAGGCCTTGGCGAGGGTGCGCCGGTCGTGCTCGCCGCGGATCAGGAAGTGGTCGAAACGGTCCAGGGCCTTCTGGAAGGAGGCCTGGGAGGCGAGGCCGCGCGACTTGGTGTGGGGCTCGTCGAAGCCCATCCGCTTGAGGGCCGTGCCGTGCCAGGTCTGGATGTACGTGGTCCCCGGGCGCTTGGTGAGGCGCAGCGGGAAGCCCTGGTTGTCGATCCAGAACTCGGCCTGGGCCAGCGCCCGCAGGTACTGCCAGCTCCAGCGCTTCACCAGGGTGACGTCCTCGGGGAAGCCGGTCGGTCGCGCGCCCGCGTACGACCAGACGGCCGTGAAGGGGACGCCCTGGCGGCGCATCTCCTCGTAGACGGCCCGGGGGCTGTCGCTGTACTGCTTGCCGAGGTGGCTCTCGAAGACCACGAGGCCCTTGCGGATCGGGAGCCTGCTGTAGAACTCGTGGTAGACGCGCAGCTTGGTCTCGCCCGAGTTCAGGTCCTTCTTCGCCCTGAGCAGGCGGCGCAGGCTCGTCTTCGCCAGCTCGGCGGTGCGCCCGTGCATGGCGCCCTCGATCATCGCCGTGGTGTGCACGGCGGCCCTGCCCTCGGCGGCCAGGACGTAGGACAGATTGCCCTTCCTGGTGACCTCGGGCACGAAGCGGTCGGACACCAGCTGGGTCAGCCGGGGGCGGATCCGCAGACTGTCGGCCTCGTCGATGGGCGCGCCGCCGACGGACACCCGGGTCCGGAGGTCCTGGCCGTCGACGGTGAGGATCAGCCGGACGTCCCAGACCGCGTCGATGATGCCGAGGGGGCGGACCGTGCGGGCGATGTCCGCCTCGCCCTCCCATTCGATCCAGGCGTCGGCGTGCCGGATCGTGGTGACCGGGATGCGGGCGGTCTTCCCGCCGACGCTGCGGCGGGCCGAGAACTCCAGGACCGCGCCGAGCTCCGCGTCCGGGCCGATCCGGCCCAGCGGGTTGACGACGCGTCCGGCGAGGCTGACGACTCCGTCACGACTGGCGTACGAGGTCAGCCGGTTGCCCAGGGCGAGCGAGGTCAGCGGCCTGGTGTCGTAGCGGGAGGAGGTGACGTCCAGGATCTGGCGGCCCTGCTCGGTGTCCAGGTGCTCGGCGCACCAGTAGACCTGGCCGTCCCGCTCGGCGAGCGGGGTGGTGAGCCGGCCGGGGTTGGTGAGCGCGTCGGTGGCGGGGAGGAGGTTGGGCCAGTCCTCCTTGCTCAGCAGATAGGCGCAGATGGCGTGCATGCGCTGCACTTCCTCGTACGCCTTCGGGTCGATCTCGGCGAGGTAGCCGTTGGCCACCTCGGCGAACTCGCGCCGGTAGTCGTCGCCGAGCAGCGGCAGGTCGCGCAGGTGGAGGACGAGGTCGTGCTTGAGGAACTTGATGTCCTTGCGGTACTTCAGCTCGTCGTAGCCCCTGCTCTCCAGCAGGGCGTCCACCCGGCGGTGGATCTCCATGCGGTGCACGAAGTTGGCGATCTCGTGGCGCCTGTTGCTGATCGACTTGGCGGAGGCGCTCTCCTGCACGTTCCAGTAGTAGACGTGGTTCGGGATGAGCGTGATCCGGCTCGCGGCGACATAGGCCTGGGCCGAGAAGAGCAGGTCCTCGTAATGGATGCCGACCGGGAACTCCAGGCCCTGTTCGAGGAGGAACGCGCGCCGGTAGCACTTGTTCGTCGACAGGGTGTCGAAGACCAGCAGGTCGGAGAGCTCGGTGATCGACTCGATCGTCCGGGTCCGCGAGTAGAGCCAGGGATACCACTCGGTGGTCTTCTTGTGGCGGCTGTCGAGGTGGACGCGGACGCACAGGCCGGAGACCAGGTCGGAGCCGGTGCTCTCGGCGGCGTCGAGCATGTTGCGGCAGGCGTTGCGCTCCAGCACGTCGTCGCTGTCGAGGAACATGACGTACGTGCCGGTGGCGCGCTGGATGCCGTGGTTGCGAGGCGCCCCGCAGCCACCGCTGTTCCGCGGCAGCTGGTACGCCCGGACCCGGTCCGGGTTCTCGGCGGCGAGAGCCTGGGCGACCGTGAAGGTGTCGTCCTTGCTGCAGTCGTCGACGATGACGACTTCGACGCCGTGCAGGGTCTGCTCCAGCACCGACCGGACGGCAGTCGGCAGACGCTCTGCGTCGTTGTAGGCGATGACGACCACGGAGACGTCAGGCACGTGCACCTCGATTCACTTGTCGTTCGTCCACTCCTCCTCAAACTACCTGGTGTTCACCATCCGTTACGCAATGTCACCCACCGCAGAGGTGTTCGGTCAGGGCCGGTTGATCCGCTCCACGCCGTAGTACTCGGCCGTGCACCGGGCGGCCCAGTCCTTCTCGTACACCGTGGTGAAGAAGGGTTCGGCGAGCCCGCCGATGTGCAGGGGGCGGTACGTGACCTCCCGCCGGCCGGCCGCCACCTCGGCGCGGATCCGGGCGTCCTGCCGGTCCCAGGCCAGGCTGCGCGCCACCGTCTGCGTCGTCAGCGTCTGTACCGCCGGCACCAGGGCCGCCGTGCTCGCCACGGCGACGGCACCGGTGGCGACGAGGACCGCGAGGCGGGCGGCACGGACGCCGGAGGGTGCCGCTGGGGCTGCGGGCTCGTCTCCGGGTCCGTCGGCGCCGTCGGGCCCGCGATCGTCTTCCTGCCCGCGCGTGTCGTCGAGCCCTCCCCTGTCCGTGAGTCCTCCCCTGTCCGCGAGCCCGCGGACGCCGTCGATCCCGCGCCCGAGTCGGTGGCCGAGCCATGCCCCGTAGCCGCAGAGCGCCAGCAGGAAGGGCACGAGGAAGCTGGTCCACGTGCGCGCGTAGGTCCAGCCGCCCGCCCCGTATCCGCTGCGGAGCCCGTACGCGGCCACGAGGCTGCCGAGCGCGATCAGGGGCAGGGGCAGCAGCACGACGGCGACCCGAAACGTTCCTCCCGGGACGCGGTCGGTCGGCGTGTCCTCCCCGTGCGGGCGGCGGCGATCGGAGAGGGCCACCGCCAGACCGAGGAGCACCCCGGCGGCGAGGGCGCCCGCGTACGCCCACTGCCCGCCGATCGTCTCCCAGATCCGGGACCAGTCGCGGACCGTCTCCCCGAGCCCCGACAGGGTCAGCGGCTCCTTCGGCTGCTGGGCGCGCCGCCAGCGGGCGCCGGGCGACGTGGTGAGCAGCACCAGGCCGATCAGGAGGCCCAGGCACCAGGCCGCGCACCAGGTCGACGCGAAGCGGTCGCGCGTCCGGCCGAGCCGGGGCAGGCAGAGCAGGCCCGCCGCCGCGGCCATCAGACCGGACATCGCGACGAAGGGTTCGCTGAGCATGCCGGCCGCCGTGCCGAGCAGCGCCGCGGCGGCCACGGCGGTGCTCCGTGCCCAGCGCCGACGGCTGCGGGCCGCCCACACGCCGGAGAGGACCGCCCAGACGCCGAGGATGCTCGGTAGGGTGTGGGAGATGGTGGCGGGCGCCCAGAGCAGCAGCTGGTACGAGCGGGTTCCCGCGAAGAACAGCAGCGCTTCGAGGACCAGGACCGCCGCCGCGGCCGCTGCCGCGGGGAACGGCAGGCGGAGCGCGCGCAGCGTGACGCGGGCGAGGAGGAACAGCCCCGCGCCGAGCGCGAGCACCAGGAACGCGGGCAGCAGCTTCGGCCCCCACATGCCGTCGGAGTAGAGCAGGCCGGTC is part of the Streptomyces sp. NBC_00250 genome and harbors:
- the obgE gene encoding GTPase ObgE, producing MTTFVDRVELHVAAGNGGHGCASVHREKFKPLGGPDGGNGGRGGDVILVVDQAITTLLDYHHSPHRKATNGQPGAGDNRSGKDGQDLVLTVPDGTVVLDKDGNVLADLVGQGTTFVAGQGGRGGLGNAALSSARRKAPGFALLGEPGEARDIVLELKTVADVALVGYPSAGKSSLISVLSAAKPKIADYPFTTLVPNLGVVTAGSTVYTIADVPGLIPGASQGRGLGLEFLRHVERCSVLVHVLDTATLESDRDPVTDLDIIEEELRQYGGLEDRPRIVVLNKVDIPDGQDLAEMIRPDLEDRGYQVFEVSAVARMGLKELSFALAGIVGEARAAKPQEEATRIVIRPKAVDDAGFTVVYDEAEEVYRVRGEKPERWVRQTDFNNDEAVGYLADRLNRLGVEDRLMKAGARAGDGVAIGSLENAVVFDWEPSMMAGAEMLGRRGEDHRLEAPRPAAQRRRDRDAERDDAQREYDEFDPF
- a CDS encoding glycosyltransferase family 2 protein, whose product is MVIAHNDEELVGDAIRSVLEQGPVVAEVVAVDDGSSDGTARVLDELAALHPRLRVVHRTVNSGGCGTPRNDGFRAVTAPHVMFLDSDDVLPEGAAATLVAAAERHGTPVAVGACVRRELPEGRDVRWQPALYREPAVLETTEDLVPLVHDTLCVNKVYDRAFLAEHGIRFPEGRCVYEDFLFTARVLAAAPRVAVVPDTVYIWHVRRATARLSISLDREGIANWQSRIAAHRTAVETFEAAGRKELATACRTKFLEHDLRLYARDLRLREAEYRTAWWTLAREYLGTFGEAEIAAAPAPARWAARFVLTAEEPRDLERLSRLTADPARLLPPHARSGGVAVWSEDLPVELDGLDALPVDGLPLLVDGDLRAGATGGAGAGVGGQLRFTVRDLYGRLGAAVPRTALIDFLPRGADTPARTESAELVEGAAGWSGRVPAGLTAMAREGRRRGNRGVQLWDVRVTVTCADGGVFTTALRLPQDRQRRSLVPSSRYGVLLVRQYTTANGSLALRLAPGVRDGLRAIGAKLRRISRSSH
- the galE gene encoding UDP-glucose 4-epimerase GalE, which produces MTYLITGGAGYIGSHVVRAMTQAGERVVVLDDLSTGYVERVPEGVPLVVGSTLDREVLDRTIAEHGVTGVVHLAGKKQVGQSVELPLHYYRENVFGTTVLLEAVAAAGVRTFLFSSSASVYGMPDVDLVTEETPCLPLSPYGETKLAGEWLVRAAGAAHGISTACLRYFNVAGAATPELADTGVFNLVPMVFERLDAGEAPRIFGDDYATPDGTCIRDYIHVEDLADAHLVAARKLTEWAEAGEPRDLTVNIGRGEGVSVTEMVELINEITDHTTEPLVTPRRPGDPARVVAAADRIASELGWKARHDVRDMISSAWAGWVARRGATV
- a CDS encoding glycosyltransferase produces the protein MGGVTTWTHQMAGAFTDRGHRVHVIGIRPAPAGRGHEFPDPLPYATTTLYDAHPPQVRSLRGLKGRLNAVERRRHAVRAAGMRERADLMTALFAAARPGAVVIVTQVWAMEWVALSDTKGLVVIGMSHESYAASAAASRLARVKRHYRDVDRLLVLTPGDADRWIRAGMDNVGHMPNALPFMPAAPVARTEKAVVSVGRLSHEKGVDILLDSWAEIAPRHRDWKLRIYGTGDEEQSLRARTTELGLDGSVEWMGRTNDVLGALSGASVFAQASRAEGFPITLLEAMAAGVPCAAFDCAPGVREIIRDGEDGLLARLGNTVELGGRISTLIADKELRDRMGDAAFENVKRYSADRITDRWEALFAFLER
- a CDS encoding bifunctional glycosyltransferase/CDP-glycerol:glycerophosphate glycerophosphotransferase, coding for MHVPDVSVVVIAYNDAERLPTAVRSVLEQTLHGVEVVIVDDCSKDDTFTVAQALAAENPDRVRAYQLPRNSGGCGAPRNHGIQRATGTYVMFLDSDDVLERNACRNMLDAAESTGSDLVSGLCVRVHLDSRHKKTTEWYPWLYSRTRTIESITELSDLLVFDTLSTNKCYRRAFLLEQGLEFPVGIHYEDLLFSAQAYVAASRITLIPNHVYYWNVQESASAKSISNRRHEIANFVHRMEIHRRVDALLESRGYDELKYRKDIKFLKHDLVLHLRDLPLLGDDYRREFAEVANGYLAEIDPKAYEEVQRMHAICAYLLSKEDWPNLLPATDALTNPGRLTTPLAERDGQVYWCAEHLDTEQGRQILDVTSSRYDTRPLTSLALGNRLTSYASRDGVVSLAGRVVNPLGRIGPDAELGAVLEFSARRSVGGKTARIPVTTIRHADAWIEWEGEADIARTVRPLGIIDAVWDVRLILTVDGQDLRTRVSVGGAPIDEADSLRIRPRLTQLVSDRFVPEVTRKGNLSYVLAAEGRAAVHTTAMIEGAMHGRTAELAKTSLRRLLRAKKDLNSGETKLRVYHEFYSRLPIRKGLVVFESHLGKQYSDSPRAVYEEMRRQGVPFTAVWSYAGARPTGFPEDVTLVKRWSWQYLRALAQAEFWIDNQGFPLRLTKRPGTTYIQTWHGTALKRMGFDEPHTKSRGLASQASFQKALDRFDHFLIRGEHDRRTLAKAFRLRDEVLLPYGYPRNDSLVEARREETGTGHRDRGPLAAELGVDPEKKILLYAPTFRAAPGGKVRAFRCPFDIEEFADRFGDTHTLLIRTHYLNSVTLPPSVRGRVVDVSRLHDVTPLLALADGLITDYSSVMFDYGLLDRPMIFFAYDYDEYAKENRGTYFDLKEHAPGPVVETEDELFGVVANLRDEADSKYAAARQRFNADFSEYDRGDAARRIVDTFFTRSGK